One genomic window of Deinococcus deserti VCD115 includes the following:
- a CDS encoding putative bifunctional diguanylate cyclase/phosphodiesterase produces the protein MTQLLNETEFASWHHLVDSLPERSFDQVAVLAAVALAAPAVVISLWGNQGWVVKGASGLSPAQGKWGDPFGLPTLPQAAWVVPDTMLDPRFKQEASVAGPPHLRFYAGVPLTLESGLTVGTLAVMDTSPRDGLTEHQAHLLGHVASLIVEQLHARRETARQQGLERLHHDVIHNVQDVVFQTDSRGCWSFLNSAWSRLTGHDTQSSLGRSALEFIHPDDQAQVQQAFGTVLTGQAATCRQHVRHVTAGGAFAWFDVYARAVHDSQGRVTGAAGTLRDITGAKQAELHLRAEKADLERRVREHTHELAQLSAQAQHDALRDPLTGLGNRTMFQHRLRGLLEDGWPARRAAVVLLDCDRFKQLNDTFGHSAGDELLRLVAGRLAREVRGPDTLSRLGGDEFGLLLGGVDTPEMALGVMQRVLRVVQQTATVQGREWPVQVSAGVVLLHDQDHAVDEVLRNADIALCHAKRRTRDKVEVFKVSMHTALLARTELEDDLRQALRNGDLHPHYQPLVRVQDGHLVGFEALARWNHPERGPISPAEFIPVAEDSGLIIDLDRAIFEQACAQYQQWQAAGLMSAPLTLSSNASARQFLLPDFAPFVQATLARTGLSANLVHLEITESLILEQSHVVTANLAALQALGVHLHIDDFGTGYSSLAYVQRLAASALKIDRSFTNRIGQAEAGEELVRAILGMARALGMHVVAEGVETDEQWVWLREVGCDLAQGFHFSRPLAALDAEALVQRAALEAVKAFSPA, from the coding sequence ATGACTCAACTTCTGAACGAAACCGAATTTGCGTCCTGGCACCACCTGGTGGACAGCCTGCCGGAGCGGTCGTTTGACCAGGTGGCGGTGCTGGCGGCCGTCGCTCTGGCCGCTCCGGCCGTGGTGATCAGCCTGTGGGGCAACCAGGGCTGGGTTGTGAAGGGCGCCTCCGGTCTCAGTCCAGCACAGGGCAAATGGGGTGACCCGTTTGGCCTGCCGACCCTCCCACAGGCCGCCTGGGTGGTCCCGGACACTATGCTTGATCCCCGGTTTAAACAGGAAGCGTCGGTGGCCGGGCCCCCCCACCTGCGCTTTTATGCGGGAGTACCGCTTACCCTCGAAAGCGGCCTGACCGTCGGCACACTCGCGGTGATGGACACGTCGCCGCGCGACGGGCTCACCGAGCACCAGGCGCACCTGCTGGGTCATGTGGCCAGTCTGATCGTCGAGCAGCTGCATGCCCGGCGCGAAACTGCCCGGCAGCAGGGCCTGGAGCGCCTGCACCATGACGTCATCCATAACGTTCAGGACGTCGTGTTCCAGACCGATAGCCGGGGCTGTTGGTCGTTTCTGAACAGTGCCTGGTCGCGCCTGACCGGACACGACACGCAGTCGTCCCTCGGTCGGTCGGCGCTGGAGTTTATACACCCGGACGATCAGGCTCAGGTGCAGCAGGCCTTCGGCACGGTGTTGACCGGACAGGCGGCCACCTGTCGGCAGCACGTGCGGCACGTGACCGCCGGCGGCGCCTTCGCGTGGTTCGACGTCTATGCCCGCGCGGTGCACGACTCCCAGGGCCGCGTCACGGGTGCGGCCGGCACCCTGCGGGATATCACCGGGGCGAAACAGGCCGAACTGCACCTGCGGGCTGAGAAGGCGGACCTGGAACGGCGTGTGCGTGAACATACCCACGAACTGGCCCAGCTCAGCGCGCAGGCCCAGCACGACGCCCTGCGCGACCCCCTCACCGGTCTGGGCAACCGTACGATGTTCCAGCATCGGCTGCGCGGGCTGCTGGAGGACGGCTGGCCCGCGCGCCGCGCGGCAGTCGTGCTGCTGGACTGCGACCGCTTTAAACAGTTGAACGACACCTTCGGTCACAGCGCTGGCGACGAGCTGTTGCGACTCGTGGCTGGCCGCTTGGCCAGAGAAGTGCGGGGACCCGACACCCTCAGCCGTCTCGGCGGTGATGAATTCGGCCTGCTGCTGGGTGGCGTGGACACTCCGGAGATGGCTCTCGGGGTGATGCAGCGGGTTCTGCGGGTGGTTCAGCAGACAGCCACGGTGCAGGGGCGTGAGTGGCCCGTGCAGGTGAGTGCCGGTGTGGTGCTGCTGCACGACCAGGACCACGCTGTGGATGAGGTGCTGCGGAACGCGGACATCGCCCTGTGCCATGCAAAGCGGCGCACGCGGGACAAGGTCGAGGTGTTCAAAGTGAGCATGCACACTGCGTTGCTGGCCCGCACCGAACTGGAAGACGACCTGCGTCAGGCCCTGCGCAACGGGGACCTGCACCCGCACTACCAGCCACTGGTGCGGGTGCAGGACGGACACCTGGTTGGTTTCGAGGCGCTGGCCCGCTGGAATCACCCTGAACGTGGCCCGATCAGCCCGGCCGAATTCATCCCCGTGGCGGAAGATAGCGGCCTGATCATCGACCTGGACCGGGCCATCTTCGAACAGGCCTGCGCGCAGTATCAGCAGTGGCAGGCGGCTGGCCTGATGTCAGCGCCCCTGACGCTGAGCTCGAACGCCAGTGCCCGGCAGTTTCTGCTGCCGGATTTCGCGCCATTTGTGCAGGCGACGCTGGCGCGCACTGGCCTGAGCGCGAACCTGGTGCACCTGGAAATTACGGAGAGTCTTATCCTGGAGCAGAGCCATGTCGTGACGGCCAACCTGGCGGCCCTGCAGGCCCTTGGAGTGCATCTGCACATCGACGACTTTGGCACGGGGTACTCCAGCCTGGCCTACGTGCAGCGGTTGGCGGCCTCAGCCCTGAAAATTGACCGGTCGTTTACGAACCGGATCGGCCAGGCCGAGGCCGGTGAGGAACTGGTCCGGGCCATTCTGGGCATGGCCCGTGCCCTGGGAATGCATGTCGTGGCCGAAGGGGTCGAGACGGACGAGCAGTGGGTGTGGCTGCGTGAGGTGGGCTGTGACCTGGCGCAGGGCTTCCACTTCTCCCGGCCATTGGCCGCACTGGACGCCGAAGCGCTTGTGCAGCGCGCTGCCCTTGAGGCTGTCAAAGCGTTCAGCCCTGCCTGA
- a CDS encoding CobW family GTP-binding protein: MNLSKPVPITVLCGFLGAGKTTLLNHLLTQTTGRKIAVIVNEFGAVNIDASLVVKTDEQTIELSNGCICCTLRGDLLHAVNDLLDTRDLDAILIESTGIGEPLPIAQSFCLTPEELELSKEPGQPPIPNLLGRVHVDAMVTVVDTAQFFPLWNRQDAIPGDEFERGFGELLAEQIEFADIVVLNKLDLAAPDDLAQLRELVRITNPRARLLEATRGTVPADHVLNVGLFDMDSAMQLDAWMAELEKEHTPESETYGLGTHVYRSQRPFDPERLHAVLAQGLPRNVIRSKGWVNLGNDMATLWNHTGRQLALEQAGTWHRPEEAFSEIVFIGHDLDAPALDALLHPALA; this comes from the coding sequence ATGAACCTCTCCAAGCCTGTTCCCATCACGGTCCTCTGCGGCTTCCTCGGCGCCGGTAAAACCACCCTCCTCAACCACCTGCTCACACAGACGACAGGACGGAAAATTGCTGTCATCGTCAATGAATTCGGCGCCGTCAACATCGACGCCAGCCTGGTCGTCAAAACCGATGAGCAGACCATCGAGCTCAGCAACGGCTGCATCTGCTGCACATTGCGCGGCGACCTGCTCCACGCCGTGAACGACCTGCTGGACACCCGTGACCTCGACGCCATCTTGATCGAATCCACCGGCATCGGTGAGCCTTTGCCCATCGCTCAAAGCTTCTGCCTTACCCCGGAAGAGCTCGAACTCAGCAAAGAACCCGGACAGCCTCCCATCCCCAACCTGCTGGGCCGCGTTCACGTCGACGCCATGGTGACCGTTGTCGACACCGCTCAGTTCTTTCCCCTGTGGAACCGTCAGGACGCCATTCCCGGTGACGAGTTCGAACGCGGCTTCGGAGAACTGCTGGCCGAGCAGATCGAGTTCGCCGACATCGTGGTGCTGAACAAGCTCGACCTCGCCGCGCCAGACGACCTGGCGCAGCTGCGTGAACTGGTTCGTATCACCAACCCACGTGCCCGCCTGCTGGAAGCCACCCGTGGGACCGTTCCGGCAGACCACGTCCTGAACGTCGGCCTGTTCGACATGGACAGTGCCATGCAACTCGACGCCTGGATGGCGGAGCTGGAAAAGGAGCACACGCCCGAAAGCGAAACGTACGGCCTGGGCACCCACGTTTACCGCTCGCAGCGCCCGTTTGACCCGGAACGCCTGCATGCCGTGCTGGCCCAGGGGCTCCCCAGGAATGTTATCCGCAGCAAAGGCTGGGTGAACCTGGGTAATGACATGGCCACCCTCTGGAACCACACCGGACGCCAGCTGGCCCTCGAGCAGGCAGGCACGTGGCACCGCCCGGAAGAAGCCTTCAGCGAGATCGTGTTTATCGGACACGACCTGGACGCGCCCGCCCTGGACGCCCTGCTCCATCCAGCCCTGGCCTGA
- a CDS encoding GGDEF domain-containing protein, with protein MTATPCITALQDTVRTLQAQIAAAEDGPEALALLHRDAAYAALDVGDTAAAMTHALSCLDLARAVGEASLKAKAHVALALVQAEVYDDMGASQHFAQADALVREAGDDRGVALVAVNAAHYEMEREQSLAAVTRLQALLDSPQARGVDLGPTEDLKQVLHINYLVSAAGAQLGGEVLPGAVTRQVGTSRALLETWLMNRQHLGQPLRVLEILEALTLVALMDGQHERAAHLADERVRLAVQADGPLLVGRALLDRVRVHEAAGAWGAVEADARQAAIAFTSAGHELFATRARERLAEALARQGQFQAAFNVQREATRQVYALYHGFYQQRALVGQIEQQARDAEVRATAFAEAALRDSLTGAPNRAHAMQVLAGLHAQARQGRGSAVVLMDLDHFKRVNDTYGHAAGDDVLTRVVQVLGAEVRGMDCVARFGGEEFIIILPGVSLNAAEQVCLRLSQVLAELEWPAIDPDLRVTGSFGVACLRDGATLTETLREADVALYRAKAAGRHTVRVLGP; from the coding sequence GTGACGGCTACGCCATGCATCACCGCGTTGCAGGACACGGTAAGGACGCTTCAGGCGCAGATTGCGGCGGCAGAGGACGGCCCCGAAGCTCTGGCCCTGCTGCACCGGGATGCAGCCTACGCGGCGCTGGATGTCGGCGACACGGCGGCTGCCATGACGCACGCGCTGAGCTGCCTGGACCTGGCCCGCGCCGTGGGCGAGGCGTCCCTCAAAGCCAAAGCGCATGTGGCGCTCGCATTGGTGCAGGCCGAGGTGTACGACGATATGGGAGCGTCACAGCACTTCGCGCAGGCGGACGCCCTTGTCCGTGAGGCGGGCGATGACCGCGGCGTGGCCCTGGTGGCAGTGAACGCCGCGCATTACGAAATGGAACGCGAGCAGTCTCTCGCCGCCGTCACCCGGCTCCAGGCGCTGCTGGATTCGCCACAGGCGCGGGGCGTGGACCTCGGCCCGACCGAGGATCTGAAACAGGTTCTGCACATCAACTACCTGGTCAGCGCCGCGGGAGCACAACTGGGGGGCGAGGTCCTCCCGGGCGCCGTGACGCGTCAGGTGGGGACATCCCGGGCGTTGCTGGAAACCTGGCTCATGAATCGCCAGCACCTGGGCCAACCATTACGGGTGCTCGAAATACTCGAGGCGCTCACGCTGGTCGCCCTGATGGACGGGCAGCATGAACGGGCCGCTCACCTGGCCGACGAGCGGGTGAGGCTGGCCGTTCAGGCAGACGGACCCCTGCTGGTGGGCCGGGCCCTGCTGGACCGGGTCCGGGTGCACGAGGCGGCGGGGGCGTGGGGCGCGGTGGAAGCGGACGCCCGGCAGGCGGCGATCGCCTTCACGTCGGCGGGGCACGAGCTGTTCGCGACGCGTGCACGCGAGCGGCTGGCCGAAGCCCTGGCACGCCAGGGCCAGTTTCAGGCGGCCTTCAACGTGCAACGTGAGGCGACGCGGCAGGTGTATGCCCTGTACCACGGCTTCTATCAGCAACGGGCTCTGGTTGGGCAGATCGAACAACAGGCCCGCGACGCCGAGGTGCGGGCCACCGCGTTTGCCGAAGCGGCCCTGCGCGACTCGTTGACCGGTGCGCCGAACCGCGCCCATGCGATGCAGGTGCTGGCCGGGTTGCACGCCCAGGCACGGCAGGGACGCGGGAGCGCCGTGGTGCTGATGGATCTCGACCATTTCAAGCGTGTGAACGACACTTACGGTCACGCGGCCGGGGACGACGTGCTGACCCGGGTCGTCCAGGTTCTTGGCGCGGAGGTTCGGGGGATGGACTGCGTGGCCCGCTTCGGGGGCGAGGAGTTCATCATCATTCTGCCGGGCGTGTCTCTGAACGCCGCGGAGCAGGTGTGTCTGCGCCTCAGTCAGGTGCTCGCCGAACTCGAGTGGCCGGCCATTGACCCGGATCTGCGGGTCACCGGCAGTTTTGGCGTGGCGTGTTTGCGTGACGGGGCCACCCTCACGGAGACCCTGAGAGAGGCTGACGTCGCGCTGTACCGGGCGAAAGCCGCCGGCCGGCATACGGTTCGCGTATTGGGCCCCTGA
- a CDS encoding zinc ABC transporter solute-binding protein — translation MKRLCLTPALVPGCAQASSRQISALTFIMADFVMVVGGSRVSVYVIVPAGGDTHTF, via the coding sequence ATGAAACGCCTGTGTCTCACCCCGGCCCTCGTTCCAGGCTGCGCGCAGGCATCTTCCCGTCAGATCAGCGCTCTGACTTTCATCATGGCCGACTTCGTTATGGTTGTCGGCGGCAGCCGGGTCAGCGTGTATGTGATCGTGCCCGCCGGCGGGGACACGCACACGTTCTGA